Proteins found in one Sorghum bicolor cultivar BTx623 chromosome 1, Sorghum_bicolor_NCBIv3, whole genome shotgun sequence genomic segment:
- the LOC8059553 gene encoding myosin-12 isoform X2 has product MGTPVNIIVGSHVWLEDPGEAWVDGVVTDIKGGNATIATTNGKTVVASLGSIYPKDTEAPPSGVDDMTKLAYLHEPGVLHNLSCRYGLNEIYTYTGNILIAVNPFQRLPHLYDVHMMEQYKGASFGELSPHLFAIADACYRALINDQGSQAILVSGESGAGKTETTKMLMRYLAFMGGRSGTEGRTVEQQVLESNPVLEAFGNAKTVKNNNSSRFGKFVEIQFDKYGKISGAAVRTYLLERSRVCQVSDPERNYHCFYMLCSAPPEDVKRFKVGDPRQFHYLNQTNCYEVANVDDAREYLETRNAMDIVGIDQEEQDAIFRVVAAILHLGNINFSKGQEIDSSKLRDDKSVYHLKTVAELLMCDEKALEDSLCQRVIVTPDGNITKPLDPDSAALSRDALAKTVYSRLFDWIVDKINNSIGQDPDATNIIGVLDIYGFESFKINSFEQLCINLTNEKLQQHFNQHVFKMEQEEYTREEIDWSYVEFVDNQDVLDLIEKKPGGIIALLDEACMFPKSTHETFAQKMYQTYKAHKRFSKPKLARTAFTINHYAGDVTYQADHFLDKNKDYVVAEHQALLNSSRCPFVANLFPPLPEETSKQSKFSSIGTRFKQQLQSLMETLNTTEPHYIRCVKPNAVLKPGIFENHNVLNQLRCGGVLEAIRISCAGYPTKRTFDEFIDRFGMLAPELVDSDEKAACAAICDRMGLKGYQIGKTKVFLRAGQMAELDARRAEILANAARLIQRHIKAHLMRKEFINLRKASVQSQKFWRARLARKLFEYMRRDAASIRIQKHVRTHSARKAYLQVYESAIVIQTGLRAMAARNEHRFRRETKASIIIQTRWRQHRAYVAYKQQKRAALILQCLWRARIARKELRKLKMEARETGALKEAKDKLEKRVEELTWRLDVEKRLRTDLEEAKGHEIEKLQSALQKLQENLEEAHAAIVKEKEAAKLAIEQAPPKIVEVPVVDNAKLEELTTQNKELEDELTTFKQKAEDLENKLLELQKQSDELSQETQEQASKVTQLQELIERLEASLSNMESENQVLRQQSLVVTSADEDKSKQIERFESKISTLESEIELLRCNSALAVQAVVTPEMNQTTVIEELDKGHQLEEVKTVNEQVVIPPVKNLSKQKSLTDRQQENHDALIKSLVEDRRFDDKKSAAACIAYKSLLHWHSFEAEKTNIFDRIIQTIRSSVEGAESSGELAYWLSTTSTLLYLLQNTLKASSSLSKGTNRSRTTTGSLFSRMVQSARASSGLGIPSGYSGMVRRPDTASMVEAKYPALRFKQQLTAYVEKIYGIIRDNLKKEISPFLTMCIQAPRANRVRPSRGSLKSIHSNGLARQASSLHWQNIVKCLDHTLETMKNNYVPPVIIRKTFSQVFAYLNVQLLNSLLLRRECCSFSNGEFLKAGLQDLEQWCSTITEEYVGTSWDELQHIRQAVGFLVLHQKSHKTLEEITNDLCPVLSITQIYRIATMFWDDKYGAQGISQEVIGKMRTMTTDDSITTPNSSFLLDDDSSIPISLDDIARLMGDIDPSDVEPPPLLRQNSQFHFLLQQHTD; this is encoded by the exons ATG GGGACTCCGGTGAACATCATCGTCGGCTCGCACGTGTGGCTTGAGGACCCCGGCGAGGCCTGGGTCGACGGCGTCGTCACCGACATCAAAGGCGGCAACGCCACCATCGCCACCACCAATGGCAAAACG GTCGTGGCGAGCCTTGGCAGCATATACCCCAAGGACACGGAGGCGCCGCCGTCAGGAGTGGACGACATGACCAAGctggcgtacctccacgagCCGGGCGTCCTGCACAACCTCTCCTGCCGATACGGCCTTAACGAGATATAC ACGTACACCGGGAACATCTTGATCGCGGTGAACCCTTTCCAGCGGCTGCCTCACCTCTACGACGTGCACATGATGGAGCAGTACAAGGGTGCCAGCTTTGGGGAGCTCAGCCCACATCTCTTCGCGATCGCGGACGCCTGCTACAG GGCGTTGATCAATGATCAGGGGAGTCAGGCAATCTTGGTGAGTGGCGAGAGTGGTGCCGGCAAGACGGAGACGACCAAGATGCTCATGAGGTATCTTGCATTCATGGGAGGAAGGTCCGGTACCGAGGGACGGACTGTTGAGCAGCAGGTTCTAGAG TCTAATCCAGTACTTGAAGCATTTGGTAACGCAAAGACAGTGAAGAACAATAACTCGAG TCGATTCGGTAAGTTTGTTGAAATCCAGTTCGACAAGTATGGGAAGATATCAGGGGCTGCTGTACGCACATACCTCCTTGAGCGATCACGAGTATGTCAGGTCTCTGATCCTGAGAGGAACTACCATTGCTTTTACATGCTTTGTTCCGCACCCCCTGAG GATGTAAAGAGGTTTAAGGTGGGAGACCCTAGACAATTCCATTACTTGAACCAAACAAACTGCTATGAAGTAGCTAATGTGGATGATGCAAGAGAATACTTAGAAACAAGAAATGCTATGGATATTGTTGGCATCGATCAAGAGGAACAg GATGCAATCTTCAGAGTAGTAGCAGCAATCCTTCACCTAGGAAACATTAACTTCTCCAAAGGGCAGGAAATTGACTCATCCAAGTTGAGAGATGATAAATCAGTCTATCACCTGAAAACAGTTGCAGAACTGCTAAT GTGTGATGAGAAGGCCCTTGAAGACTCCCTTTGCCAGCGTGTTATTGTGACACCTGATGGGAATATCACGAAACCCCTTGATCCAGATTCTGCAGCATTAAGTCGTGATGCCTTAGCAAAGACAGTATATTCACGACTGTTTGACTG gaTTGTCGACAAGATCAATAACTCAATTGGCCAGGATCCAGATGCGACCAATATAATAGGTGTGCTTGATATCTATGGATTTGAGAGCTTCAAGATTAACAG TTTCGAGCAACTATGCATCAACTTGACAAACGAGAAGTTGCAGCAGCATTTCAATCAG CATGTATTTAAGATGGAGCAAGAAGAATACACAAGGGAGGAAATAGACTGGAGCTATGTTGAATTTGTAGACAATCAGGATGTGCTGGACCTGATTGAAAAG AAACCTGGAGGAATAATTGCACTCCTGGATGAGGCATG CATGTTTCCAAAGTCTACACATGAAACATTTGCTCAAAAGATGTACCAAACATATAAGGCACATAAGCGCTTCAGCAAGCCCAAACTTGCTCGGACAGCCTTTACAATCAACCACTACGCAGGAGAT GTGACATATCAAGCGGATCACTTCCTTGATAAGAACAAAGACTATGTGGTAGCTGAACACCAAGCTCTACTAAATTCTTCAAGGTGCCCTTTTGTTGCAAACCTCTTTCCTCCATTACCTGAGGAAACTTCTAAACAGTCCAAATTCTCTTCAATCGGTACTCGCTTTAAG CAACAACTGCAATCCCTCATGGAAACACTGAATACAACAGAACCTCACTACATCAGATGTGTCAAGCCTAATGCTGTACTGAAACCTGGCATTTTCGAGAACCACAATGTCTTGAATCAGTTGAGATGTGGG GGTGTCCTGGAAGCAATTCGGATTAGCTGTGCTGGTTATCCAACGAAGAGGACATTCGATGAGTTCATTGATCGGTTTGGAATGCTTGCACCGGAGCTTGTTGACAG TGATGAGAAGGCCGCTTGTGCAGCGATATGTGATAGAATGGGTTTGAAAGGATATCAG ATAGGGAAAACTAAGGTATTCCTAAGAGCTGGCCAGATGGCAGAGCTGGATGCTCGAAGAGCAGAAATTTTGGCCAATGCTGCGCGACTAATCCAGAGGCATATAAAGGCACATCTTATGCGAAAGGAATTCATTAACTTACGAAAAGCCTCAGTTCAATCTCAGAAGTTCTGGAGAG CACGACTAGCTAGAAAGCTTTTTGAGTATATGAGGAGAGACGCTGCTTCAATTAGGATACAAAAGCACGTGCGTACCCATTCTGCCAGGAAAGCGTACCTACAAGTATATGAATCAGCTATAGTAATACAGACAGGATTACGAGCAATGGCAGCTCGCAATGAACACAGATTCCGAAGAGAGACCAAGGCATCCATAATTATCCAG ACTCGATGGCGCCAACACAGAGCTTATGTTGCTTACAAGCAGCAAAAGAGAGCTGCTTTGATTCTTCAGTGCTTGTGGAGGGCACGCATTGCAAGAAAGGAGCTTCGGAAACTGAAAATG GAAGCAAGAGAGACTGGCGCACTCAAAGAAGCAAAAGACAAGCTAGAAAAGAGAGTAGAAGAACTCACATGGCGGTTAGATGTCGAGAAGCGTTTGAGG ACTGACCTTGAAGAAGCCAAGGGCCACGAAATTGAAAAGCTACAATCTGCACTGCAAAAATTGCAAGAAAATCTCGAGGAAGCCCATGCAGCAATAGTAAAGGAGAAAGAAGCTGCGAAGTTAGCGATTGAACAGGCACCACCAAAGATAGTAGAAGTGCCAGTTGTCGACAATGCAAAACTTGAGGAGTTGACAACTCAAAATAAAGAACTTGAG GATGAACTAACTACGTTTAAACAGAAGGCTGAGGATCTTGAAAATAAGCTTCTTGAGTTGCAGAAACAGTCTGATGAACTGTCACAGGAGACACAAGAACAAGCGTCCAAAGTTACTCAACTTCAAGAGCTGATCGAAAG GCTTGAAGCAAGTTTATCCAATATGGAATCTGAAAACCAGGTTCTACGACAACAATCACTGGTTGTTACATCAGCTGATGAAGATAAATCCAAACAGATAGAGAG ATTCGAAAGCAAGATTTCCACCTTGGAGTCAGAGATCGAGTTGCTCCGCTGTAATTCTGCACTAGCTGTTCAGGCAGTGGTCACTCCTGAAATGAATCAGACAACAGTAATCGAG GAACTTGACAAGGGACATCAGCTTGAAGAAGTTAAAACGGTCAAT GAGCAGGTGGTTATTCCTCCTGTAAAGAATCTAAGCAAACAAAAATCACTGACAGATCGACAGCAA GAAAACCACGATGCCCTGATTAAAAGTCTGGTAGAAGACAGGAGATTTGATGACAAAAAATCTGCTGCAGCATGCATTGCCTACAAATCACTCCTACACTGGCATTCATTTGAAGCAGAGAAGACTAACATATTTGATCGTATCATCCAAACAATTAGGTCATCAGTTGAG GGAGCAGAAAGTTCTGGAGAGCTTGCCTATTGGTTGTCGACAACATCAACTCTCCTCTACTTATTACAAAACACTCTCAAAGCTAGTAGTTCATTAAGTAAAGGAACAAATCGCAGCCGGACCACAACAGGCAGTCTGTTCAGTAGAATGGTGCAG AGTGCTCGGGCATCATCAGGATTAGGCATACCTAGTGGATACAGTGGAATGGTGAGAAGGCCTGACACTGCATCAATGGTAGAGGCAAAATATCCAGCACTTCGGTTCAAGCAACAGTTGACAGCATATGTCGAGAAGATATATGGGATAATCAGAGATAACCTGAAGAAGGAAATCAGTCCATTCTTGACTATGTGCATACAG GCTCCAAGGGCTAACCGTGTGAGACCATCTCGGGGATCACTAAAAAGCATTCACTCTAATGGGCTAGCTAGGCAAGCATCAAGTCTACATTGGCAAAACATTGTTAAGTGCCTGGATCATACACTGGAAACgatgaaaaataattat GTACCTCCGGTGATAATCAGGAAAACATTTAGCCAAGTATTTGCATATTTGAATGTGCAACTCCTCAACAG TTTGCTACTTCGTCGGGAATGCTGCTCTTTTAGCAATGGGGAGTTCTTAAAGGCTGGTTTACAAGACCTGGAGCAGTGGTGCTCTACAATAACTGAAGAG TATGTAGGGACATCATGGGATGAACTGCAACACATTAGGCAGGCAGTCGGGTTCCTG GTTTTGCATCAGAAGTCACACAAAACCCTGGAGGAAATCACAAATGATCTTTGCCCT GTTTTGAGCATAACTCAAATATATCGCATAGCAACGATGTTCTGGGACGACAAGTATGGTGCACAAGGTATATCTCAAGAG GTGATTGGAAAGATGAGAACGATGACAACAGACGACTCAATAACTACTCCAAATAGTTCTTTCTTGCTAGATGACGACTCAAG CATACCAATATCATTGGATGATATAGCTCGACTGATGGGTGACATTGATCCGTCCGATGTGGAACCGCCCCCACTACTAAGGCAGAATTCTCAGTTTCATTTTCTTCTGCAGCAGCACACAGACTGA
- the LOC8059553 gene encoding myosin-12 isoform X3, with protein MQGTPVNIIVGSHVWLEDPGEAWVDGVVTDIKGGNATIATTNGKTVVASLGSIYPKDTEAPPSGVDDMTKLAYLHEPGVLHNLSCRYGLNEIYTYTGNILIAVNPFQRLPHLYDVHMMEQYKGASFGELSPHLFAIADACYRALINDQGSQAILVSGESGAGKTETTKMLMRYLAFMGGRSGTEGRTVEQQVLESNPVLEAFGNAKTVKNNNSSRFGKFVEIQFDKYGKISGAAVRTYLLERSRVCQVSDPERNYHCFYMLCSAPPEDVKRFKVGDPRQFHYLNQTNCYEVANVDDAREYLETRNAMDIVGIDQEEQDAIFRVVAAILHLGNINFSKGQEIDSSKLRDDKSVYHLKTVAELLMCDEKALEDSLCQRVIVTPDGNITKPLDPDSAALSRDALAKTVYSRLFDWIVDKINNSIGQDPDATNIIGVLDIYGFESFKINSFEQLCINLTNEKLQQHFNQHVFKMEQEEYTREEIDWSYVEFVDNQDVLDLIEKKPGGIIALLDEACMFPKSTHETFAQKMYQTYKAHKRFSKPKLARTAFTINHYAGDVTYQADHFLDKNKDYVVAEHQALLNSSRCPFVANLFPPLPEETSKQSKFSSIGTRFKQQLQSLMETLNTTEPHYIRCVKPNAVLKPGIFENHNVLNQLRCGGVLEAIRISCAGYPTKRTFDEFIDRFGMLAPELVDSDEKAACAAICDRMGLKGYQIGKTKVFLRAGQMAELDARRAEILANAARLIQRHIKAHLMRKEFINLRKASVQSQKFWRARLARKLFEYMRRDAASIRIQKHVRTHSARKAYLQVYESAIVIQTGLRAMAARNEHRFRRETKASIIIQTRWRQHRAYVAYKQQKRAALILQCLWRARIARKELRKLKMEARETGALKEAKDKLEKRVEELTWRLDVEKRLRTDLEEAKGHEIEKLQSALQKLQENLEEAHAAIVKEKEAAKLAIEQAPPKIVEVPVVDNAKLEELTTQNKELEDELTTFKQKAEDLENKLLELQKQSDELSQETQEQASKVTQLQELIERLEASLSNMESENQVLRQQSLVVTSADEDKSKQIERFESKISTLESEIELLRCNSALAVQAVVTPEMNQTTVIEELDKGHQLEEVKTVNVVIPPVKNLSKQKSLTDRQQENHDALIKSLVEDRRFDDKKSAAACIAYKSLLHWHSFEAEKTNIFDRIIQTIRSSVEGAESSGELAYWLSTTSTLLYLLQNTLKASSSLSKGTNRSRTTTGSLFSRMVQSARASSGLGIPSGYSGMVRRPDTASMVEAKYPALRFKQQLTAYVEKIYGIIRDNLKKEISPFLTMCIQAPRANRVRPSRGSLKSIHSNGLARQASSLHWQNIVKCLDHTLETMKNNYVPPVIIRKTFSQVFAYLNVQLLNSLLLRRECCSFSNGEFLKAGLQDLEQWCSTITEEYVGTSWDELQHIRQAVGFLVLHQKSHKTLEEITNDLCPVLSITQIYRIATMFWDDKYGAQGISQEVIGKMRTMTTDDSITTPNSSFLLDDDSSIPISLDDIARLMGDIDPSDVEPPPLLRQNSQFHFLLQQHTD; from the exons ATGCAGGGGACTCCGGTGAACATCATCGTCGGCTCGCACGTGTGGCTTGAGGACCCCGGCGAGGCCTGGGTCGACGGCGTCGTCACCGACATCAAAGGCGGCAACGCCACCATCGCCACCACCAATGGCAAAACG GTCGTGGCGAGCCTTGGCAGCATATACCCCAAGGACACGGAGGCGCCGCCGTCAGGAGTGGACGACATGACCAAGctggcgtacctccacgagCCGGGCGTCCTGCACAACCTCTCCTGCCGATACGGCCTTAACGAGATATAC ACGTACACCGGGAACATCTTGATCGCGGTGAACCCTTTCCAGCGGCTGCCTCACCTCTACGACGTGCACATGATGGAGCAGTACAAGGGTGCCAGCTTTGGGGAGCTCAGCCCACATCTCTTCGCGATCGCGGACGCCTGCTACAG GGCGTTGATCAATGATCAGGGGAGTCAGGCAATCTTGGTGAGTGGCGAGAGTGGTGCCGGCAAGACGGAGACGACCAAGATGCTCATGAGGTATCTTGCATTCATGGGAGGAAGGTCCGGTACCGAGGGACGGACTGTTGAGCAGCAGGTTCTAGAG TCTAATCCAGTACTTGAAGCATTTGGTAACGCAAAGACAGTGAAGAACAATAACTCGAG TCGATTCGGTAAGTTTGTTGAAATCCAGTTCGACAAGTATGGGAAGATATCAGGGGCTGCTGTACGCACATACCTCCTTGAGCGATCACGAGTATGTCAGGTCTCTGATCCTGAGAGGAACTACCATTGCTTTTACATGCTTTGTTCCGCACCCCCTGAG GATGTAAAGAGGTTTAAGGTGGGAGACCCTAGACAATTCCATTACTTGAACCAAACAAACTGCTATGAAGTAGCTAATGTGGATGATGCAAGAGAATACTTAGAAACAAGAAATGCTATGGATATTGTTGGCATCGATCAAGAGGAACAg GATGCAATCTTCAGAGTAGTAGCAGCAATCCTTCACCTAGGAAACATTAACTTCTCCAAAGGGCAGGAAATTGACTCATCCAAGTTGAGAGATGATAAATCAGTCTATCACCTGAAAACAGTTGCAGAACTGCTAAT GTGTGATGAGAAGGCCCTTGAAGACTCCCTTTGCCAGCGTGTTATTGTGACACCTGATGGGAATATCACGAAACCCCTTGATCCAGATTCTGCAGCATTAAGTCGTGATGCCTTAGCAAAGACAGTATATTCACGACTGTTTGACTG gaTTGTCGACAAGATCAATAACTCAATTGGCCAGGATCCAGATGCGACCAATATAATAGGTGTGCTTGATATCTATGGATTTGAGAGCTTCAAGATTAACAG TTTCGAGCAACTATGCATCAACTTGACAAACGAGAAGTTGCAGCAGCATTTCAATCAG CATGTATTTAAGATGGAGCAAGAAGAATACACAAGGGAGGAAATAGACTGGAGCTATGTTGAATTTGTAGACAATCAGGATGTGCTGGACCTGATTGAAAAG AAACCTGGAGGAATAATTGCACTCCTGGATGAGGCATG CATGTTTCCAAAGTCTACACATGAAACATTTGCTCAAAAGATGTACCAAACATATAAGGCACATAAGCGCTTCAGCAAGCCCAAACTTGCTCGGACAGCCTTTACAATCAACCACTACGCAGGAGAT GTGACATATCAAGCGGATCACTTCCTTGATAAGAACAAAGACTATGTGGTAGCTGAACACCAAGCTCTACTAAATTCTTCAAGGTGCCCTTTTGTTGCAAACCTCTTTCCTCCATTACCTGAGGAAACTTCTAAACAGTCCAAATTCTCTTCAATCGGTACTCGCTTTAAG CAACAACTGCAATCCCTCATGGAAACACTGAATACAACAGAACCTCACTACATCAGATGTGTCAAGCCTAATGCTGTACTGAAACCTGGCATTTTCGAGAACCACAATGTCTTGAATCAGTTGAGATGTGGG GGTGTCCTGGAAGCAATTCGGATTAGCTGTGCTGGTTATCCAACGAAGAGGACATTCGATGAGTTCATTGATCGGTTTGGAATGCTTGCACCGGAGCTTGTTGACAG TGATGAGAAGGCCGCTTGTGCAGCGATATGTGATAGAATGGGTTTGAAAGGATATCAG ATAGGGAAAACTAAGGTATTCCTAAGAGCTGGCCAGATGGCAGAGCTGGATGCTCGAAGAGCAGAAATTTTGGCCAATGCTGCGCGACTAATCCAGAGGCATATAAAGGCACATCTTATGCGAAAGGAATTCATTAACTTACGAAAAGCCTCAGTTCAATCTCAGAAGTTCTGGAGAG CACGACTAGCTAGAAAGCTTTTTGAGTATATGAGGAGAGACGCTGCTTCAATTAGGATACAAAAGCACGTGCGTACCCATTCTGCCAGGAAAGCGTACCTACAAGTATATGAATCAGCTATAGTAATACAGACAGGATTACGAGCAATGGCAGCTCGCAATGAACACAGATTCCGAAGAGAGACCAAGGCATCCATAATTATCCAG ACTCGATGGCGCCAACACAGAGCTTATGTTGCTTACAAGCAGCAAAAGAGAGCTGCTTTGATTCTTCAGTGCTTGTGGAGGGCACGCATTGCAAGAAAGGAGCTTCGGAAACTGAAAATG GAAGCAAGAGAGACTGGCGCACTCAAAGAAGCAAAAGACAAGCTAGAAAAGAGAGTAGAAGAACTCACATGGCGGTTAGATGTCGAGAAGCGTTTGAGG ACTGACCTTGAAGAAGCCAAGGGCCACGAAATTGAAAAGCTACAATCTGCACTGCAAAAATTGCAAGAAAATCTCGAGGAAGCCCATGCAGCAATAGTAAAGGAGAAAGAAGCTGCGAAGTTAGCGATTGAACAGGCACCACCAAAGATAGTAGAAGTGCCAGTTGTCGACAATGCAAAACTTGAGGAGTTGACAACTCAAAATAAAGAACTTGAG GATGAACTAACTACGTTTAAACAGAAGGCTGAGGATCTTGAAAATAAGCTTCTTGAGTTGCAGAAACAGTCTGATGAACTGTCACAGGAGACACAAGAACAAGCGTCCAAAGTTACTCAACTTCAAGAGCTGATCGAAAG GCTTGAAGCAAGTTTATCCAATATGGAATCTGAAAACCAGGTTCTACGACAACAATCACTGGTTGTTACATCAGCTGATGAAGATAAATCCAAACAGATAGAGAG ATTCGAAAGCAAGATTTCCACCTTGGAGTCAGAGATCGAGTTGCTCCGCTGTAATTCTGCACTAGCTGTTCAGGCAGTGGTCACTCCTGAAATGAATCAGACAACAGTAATCGAG GAACTTGACAAGGGACATCAGCTTGAAGAAGTTAAAACGGTCAAT GTGGTTATTCCTCCTGTAAAGAATCTAAGCAAACAAAAATCACTGACAGATCGACAGCAA GAAAACCACGATGCCCTGATTAAAAGTCTGGTAGAAGACAGGAGATTTGATGACAAAAAATCTGCTGCAGCATGCATTGCCTACAAATCACTCCTACACTGGCATTCATTTGAAGCAGAGAAGACTAACATATTTGATCGTATCATCCAAACAATTAGGTCATCAGTTGAG GGAGCAGAAAGTTCTGGAGAGCTTGCCTATTGGTTGTCGACAACATCAACTCTCCTCTACTTATTACAAAACACTCTCAAAGCTAGTAGTTCATTAAGTAAAGGAACAAATCGCAGCCGGACCACAACAGGCAGTCTGTTCAGTAGAATGGTGCAG AGTGCTCGGGCATCATCAGGATTAGGCATACCTAGTGGATACAGTGGAATGGTGAGAAGGCCTGACACTGCATCAATGGTAGAGGCAAAATATCCAGCACTTCGGTTCAAGCAACAGTTGACAGCATATGTCGAGAAGATATATGGGATAATCAGAGATAACCTGAAGAAGGAAATCAGTCCATTCTTGACTATGTGCATACAG GCTCCAAGGGCTAACCGTGTGAGACCATCTCGGGGATCACTAAAAAGCATTCACTCTAATGGGCTAGCTAGGCAAGCATCAAGTCTACATTGGCAAAACATTGTTAAGTGCCTGGATCATACACTGGAAACgatgaaaaataattat GTACCTCCGGTGATAATCAGGAAAACATTTAGCCAAGTATTTGCATATTTGAATGTGCAACTCCTCAACAG TTTGCTACTTCGTCGGGAATGCTGCTCTTTTAGCAATGGGGAGTTCTTAAAGGCTGGTTTACAAGACCTGGAGCAGTGGTGCTCTACAATAACTGAAGAG TATGTAGGGACATCATGGGATGAACTGCAACACATTAGGCAGGCAGTCGGGTTCCTG GTTTTGCATCAGAAGTCACACAAAACCCTGGAGGAAATCACAAATGATCTTTGCCCT GTTTTGAGCATAACTCAAATATATCGCATAGCAACGATGTTCTGGGACGACAAGTATGGTGCACAAGGTATATCTCAAGAG GTGATTGGAAAGATGAGAACGATGACAACAGACGACTCAATAACTACTCCAAATAGTTCTTTCTTGCTAGATGACGACTCAAG CATACCAATATCATTGGATGATATAGCTCGACTGATGGGTGACATTGATCCGTCCGATGTGGAACCGCCCCCACTACTAAGGCAGAATTCTCAGTTTCATTTTCTTCTGCAGCAGCACACAGACTGA